A portion of the Oncorhynchus nerka isolate Pitt River linkage group LG27, Oner_Uvic_2.0, whole genome shotgun sequence genome contains these proteins:
- the LOC115112318 gene encoding lysosomal protective protein-like, with protein MTSMYFVSLVVYFLAVSCLTWADYAPDEVTELPGMSFKPNYRQWSGYLKASPGKFLHYWFVTSQRDPLKDPVVLWLNGGPGCSSLDGFLSENGPFHVKDDGATLYENKFSWNRIANVLYLESPAGVGYSYSDDQKYKTDDDEVADDNYLALQSFFAKFPNFTQNEFFIIGESYGGIYAPTLSQRVATGAAKINFKGFAVGNGLSSYALNDQSLIYFGYYHGLFGEQLWTDLNTNCCDKGTCNFFNNSKEACKTLLSQAFSIVYDSGLNEYALYMDCEGGVRARAYKRSMSQLFRNYRKHWATFQLLKVPSVTGQTPSVGEVPPCINSTAQMNWLNRGDVRKALHIPDTLPPWDICSDVVGGQYTNIYPTVKDVYLKLLSLGVRALVYNGDTDMACNFLGDKWFVEQLNQKTTTKYQSWISDDQIAGFYEQYGNITLLTVKGAGHMVPQWAPGPALDMFQSFLSNKPY; from the exons ATGACTAGCATGTATTTTGTTAGTTTGGTGGTGTATTTCCTTGCTGTTTCGTGTCTTACATGGGCTGACTATGCCCCTGACGAGGTAACCGAACTACCGGGAATGTCGTTTAAACCAAACTACCGACAATGGTCGGGCTATTTGAAAGCCAGCCCTGGAAAGTTTCTCCATTACTG GTTTGTGACCTCACAGAGGGACCCACTTAAGGACCCTGTTGTGCTGTGGCTGAATGGAGGGCCAGGCTGCAGCTCGCTGGATGGCTTTCTGTCAGAGAACGGCCCCTTCCAT GTGAAGGATGATGGGGCCACTCTGTATGAGAATAAGTTCAGCTGGAACAGGATCGCCAACGTTCTGTACCTAGAGTCCCCTGCAGGTGTGGGATACTCCTACTCTGACGACCAGAAGTACAAAACCGACGACGACGAG GTGGCTGATGACAACTACCTAGCTCTGCAGAGTTTCTTTGCCAAGTTTCCAAACTTCACACAGAATGAGTTCTTCATCATCGGTGAGAGTTATGGTGGGATATATGCCCCGACACTCAGCCAGCGTGTGGCCACAGGGGCCGCAAAGATTAACTTCAAG GGCTTTGCAGTGGGTAATGGCCTCAGTAGCtatgccctgaatgaccagtctctgATCTACTTTGGTTACTACCACGGCCTCTTCGGAGAACA ACTGTGGACAGATCTGAACACAAACTGCTGCGATAAGGGAACATGTAACTTCTTCAACAacagcaaggaggcctgcaagaCACTG TTGAGCCAGGCCTTTAGTATTGTGTATGATTCTGGGCTGAATGAGTATGCTCTTTACATGGACTGTGAGGGTGGAGTCAGGGCCAGAGCCTATAAGAGGAGCATGAGCCAGCTCTTCAGGAACTACAGAAAGCACTGGGCCACCTTCCAG CTGCTGAAGGTGCCGTCCGTCACTGGCCAAACTCCTTCTGTGGGTGAGGTCCCTCCCTGCATTAACAGCACAGCTCAGATGAACTGGCTCAACCGGGGTGATGTGCGGAAAGCCCTACACATCCCTGATACACTTCCACCCTGGGACATCTGCAG TGATGTGGTGGGAGGACAGTACACCAACATCTACCCGACAGTGAAGGATGTATATCTGAAGCTGCTGTCTCTGGGTGTCCGGGCGCTAGTCTATAACGGAGACACTGACATGGCCTGCAACTTCCTGGGAGACAAGTGGTTTGTGGAGCAGCTCAACCAGAAG ACAACCACCAAGTACCAGAGCTGGATATCTGATGATCAGATTGCCGGCTTCTATGAGCAGTATGGAAACATCACCCTCCTGACTGTGAAG GGCGCTGGTCACATGGTGCCGCAGTGGGCTCCAGGCCCCGCCTTAGACATGTTCCAGTCCTTCCTGTCAAACAAACCCTACTGA